A genomic window from Oncorhynchus gorbuscha isolate QuinsamMale2020 ecotype Even-year unplaced genomic scaffold, OgorEven_v1.0 Un_scaffold_2177, whole genome shotgun sequence includes:
- the LOC124025106 gene encoding dystrotelin-like gives MDMDSIEGLNEVRPAVYRTAMKLRSLQKLCHMHVVTLRELIPALCSLGGARDTGAGLSEQEVRQCINRMFQSVSQEVPGQVSAEAPEQTCRLLYRLFDRGQTGAVCRRSVEAALISLSADTLSAKHKALVRLAERCSGRE, from the exons ATGGATATGGATAGCATTG AGGGGTTGAATGAAGTGCGTCCTGCTGTGTATCGCACTGCAATGAAGCTCCGCTCCTTACAGAAACTCTGCcata TGCATGTTGTGACACTGCGGGAGCTCATCCCAGCCCTGTGCTCTCTGGGCGGAGCCCGGGACACTGGGGCGGGGCTTAGTGAACAGGAAGTGAGACAGTGCATAAACAGGATGTTCCAAAGCGTGTCACAGGAAGTACCTGGGCAGGTGTCGGCAGAGGCGCCAGAACAGACTTGCAGACTGCTGTACAGACTGTTTGACCG GGGACAGACTGGCGCTGTCTGTCGCAGGTCAGTTGAAGccgctctcatctctctctcagcagacacaCTCTCAGCCAAACATAAAg CTCTGGTTCGTCTGGCAGAGAGgtgcagtgggagagag